The Nocardia sp. BMG111209 genome includes a window with the following:
- a CDS encoding aldehyde dehydrogenase family protein, with amino-acid sequence MSVIRELLIGGKETPARSGRTVEVVNPHTGIRFVTVAAAAPADVTAAVDAAAHEFESWSALGPFERRAIFLTAADLLEQRIEAAADTMAGEVAATRGWAYFNVGLAANVFREAAAAITAPRGEVLTAQQPGVLGMALREPVGVVAAIAPWNAPLILSARAVAAPLAAGNTVVLKPSEAAPLSSGLFVADVLRDAGLPAGVLNVVTNAPADGPAVVAALIADERVRAVNFTGSTAVGRIVGTLAAQHLKPAVLELGGKNSVLVLADADVDYAVRATVFATFANSGQICMSADRILVHESLAAEFTAKLAAVVANLPTGGPEDPATVIGPLVNAAAAQRVSALIADAVARGATVLAGGGEPTGALHPATVLTNVPATAEIAQAEIFGPVSVVETFATDDEAIALADDTANGLSAGIITENGTHGLKVAARLRTGIVHINDQSVGDEPQAPFGGFKASGYGRFGGRWGIEAFSNTRWVTLATEHAQFPG; translated from the coding sequence ATGAGCGTCATCCGTGAGCTGCTGATCGGCGGCAAGGAGACCCCCGCGCGATCCGGCCGCACCGTCGAGGTGGTGAACCCGCACACCGGAATTCGGTTCGTCACGGTCGCCGCGGCCGCACCGGCCGACGTCACCGCCGCCGTCGATGCCGCGGCGCACGAATTCGAATCCTGGTCGGCGCTGGGCCCGTTCGAGCGGCGCGCGATCTTCCTGACCGCCGCGGATCTGCTGGAGCAGCGGATCGAGGCGGCCGCCGACACCATGGCCGGCGAGGTCGCCGCCACCCGCGGCTGGGCGTACTTCAATGTCGGCTTGGCCGCCAACGTCTTCCGTGAGGCGGCGGCCGCGATCACCGCGCCGCGCGGTGAGGTGCTGACCGCGCAGCAGCCCGGGGTGCTGGGTATGGCACTGCGCGAGCCGGTCGGCGTGGTCGCGGCGATCGCCCCCTGGAACGCCCCGCTGATCCTGTCGGCCCGCGCGGTCGCCGCACCGCTGGCCGCGGGAAATACGGTGGTACTCAAGCCCAGTGAGGCCGCGCCCCTGTCCAGCGGCCTGTTCGTCGCCGATGTGCTGCGCGATGCCGGACTGCCCGCGGGGGTCCTGAACGTCGTCACCAACGCGCCGGCCGACGGTCCCGCGGTGGTGGCGGCGCTGATCGCCGACGAGCGGGTCCGGGCGGTCAACTTCACCGGCTCGACCGCGGTCGGCCGCATCGTGGGAACGCTTGCCGCACAACACCTCAAGCCGGCCGTCCTGGAACTCGGCGGTAAGAACTCGGTACTGGTCCTCGCCGACGCCGATGTCGACTATGCCGTCCGGGCAACGGTTTTCGCGACCTTCGCCAATTCGGGCCAGATCTGCATGTCCGCCGACCGCATCCTGGTGCACGAATCGCTGGCGGCGGAGTTCACCGCGAAACTCGCCGCGGTGGTCGCGAACCTGCCCACCGGCGGCCCCGAGGATCCGGCGACCGTGATCGGTCCGTTGGTGAACGCCGCTGCCGCCCAGCGTGTCTCGGCGCTGATCGCCGACGCCGTGGCGCGGGGTGCGACGGTGCTGGCCGGTGGCGGCGAGCCCACCGGCGCCCTGCACCCCGCCACCGTGCTGACGAATGTGCCCGCCACCGCCGAGATCGCGCAGGCGGAGATCTTCGGCCCGGTCTCGGTGGTCGAGACCTTCGCCACCGACGACGAGGCGATCGCGCTGGCCGACGACACCGCGAACGGCCTGTCCGCGGGCATCATCACCGAGAACGGCACGCACGGCCTGAAGGTCGCGGCCCGCCTGCGCACCGGCATCGTGCACATCAACGACCAGTCCGTCGGCGACGAACCGCAGGCCCCCTTCGGCGGATTCAAGGCCTCCGGCTACGGCCGTTTCGGCGGCCGGTGGGGTATCGAGGCGTTCTCGAACACCCGCTGGGTCACCCTCGCCACCGAACACGCGCAGTTCCCCGGCTGA
- a CDS encoding GNAT family N-acetyltransferase yields the protein MTSVPTDLTVLEVEWDHPDAVLLRGEMAAEVGPRYAGLMRELPVNPNHVDPDTVVRTYLAYADGPAGHAAVRWNGGDLELKRMFVRPRYRGSRTAAVLLEAAEHTARTLALPRLILQTGHLQPEAVRFYERNGYQRIPHFPPYEVLPLSHCFEKRFA from the coding sequence ATGACGAGTGTGCCCACCGACCTGACCGTGCTGGAAGTCGAGTGGGACCACCCGGACGCGGTGCTGCTGCGCGGCGAGATGGCCGCCGAGGTGGGCCCGCGCTACGCCGGCCTGATGCGTGAGCTCCCGGTGAACCCCAACCACGTCGACCCGGACACGGTGGTCCGCACCTACCTGGCCTACGCCGACGGCCCGGCCGGCCACGCGGCCGTCCGCTGGAACGGCGGCGACCTGGAACTGAAGCGCATGTTCGTCCGCCCCCGCTACCGCGGCTCCCGCACCGCCGCGGTCCTGCTCGAGGCCGCCGAACACACCGCCCGCACCCTCGCCCTGCCCCGCCTGATCCTCCAGACCGGCCACCTCCAACCGGAAGCGGTCCGCTTCTACGAGCGCAACGGATACCAGCGCATCCCGCATTTCCCGCCCTACGAGGTCCTGCCCCTGTCCCACTGCTTCGAGAAGCGGTTCGCCTGA
- a CDS encoding Fic family protein produces MPALTAADERVLADVDRMRDGLRYQLQGRPAKWTGGLRRFLTADAVGASNAIEGFKVSTVDVVDLMAGERDVDVSEENRAETLAYQQMMTYIQTLHSVADFEYGKGLLNALHWMLQGHRHTERGPAGQWRPGPVYVTAARDPSIAAYTAPEADSVPGLMAELVDWLNGDDRSHPLIRAAMAHLHLVSIHPWSDGSGRMSRSLQTLMIAREGVLAPEFSSIEAWLGRPGNTWEYYQVLGRRGPTYRPDQDVSEWIRFNLVAYHQQAQTVHARFVRSGRVWNALTEFTSGAGLDERLVTALHDVAMSGRVRRTRYEHGEALSVQQAQRDLREVVSRGILEPVGRTRARFYVAGHSFPDSALSLARTPVTLDDPYAD; encoded by the coding sequence ATGCCTGCCCTGACCGCTGCCGACGAGCGTGTGCTGGCCGACGTGGATCGTATGCGGGACGGACTGCGGTATCAACTACAGGGCAGGCCCGCGAAGTGGACGGGTGGCCTGCGCCGGTTCCTGACCGCGGATGCGGTCGGGGCCTCCAATGCGATCGAGGGGTTCAAGGTTTCCACCGTCGATGTCGTGGACCTGATGGCGGGGGAGCGCGATGTCGACGTGTCCGAGGAGAACCGGGCGGAGACCCTGGCATATCAGCAGATGATGACCTATATCCAAACCCTGCACTCGGTCGCGGATTTCGAGTACGGCAAGGGGCTGCTGAATGCCCTGCACTGGATGTTGCAGGGGCATCGGCACACCGAGCGCGGGCCCGCGGGGCAATGGCGTCCCGGTCCGGTCTATGTCACCGCCGCGCGTGACCCGAGCATCGCGGCTTACACCGCGCCCGAGGCCGATTCCGTGCCCGGGTTGATGGCGGAGCTCGTCGATTGGCTCAACGGTGACGACCGGTCGCATCCGCTGATCCGGGCGGCGATGGCCCATCTGCATCTGGTGTCGATCCATCCGTGGTCCGACGGTAGCGGCCGGATGTCCCGATCTCTCCAGACCTTGATGATCGCGCGGGAAGGTGTTCTGGCGCCGGAGTTCTCGTCGATCGAGGCGTGGCTCGGGCGTCCCGGTAACACCTGGGAGTACTACCAGGTGCTGGGCCGTCGCGGGCCGACCTATCGCCCGGATCAGGATGTCTCCGAATGGATTCGCTTCAATCTGGTGGCGTATCACCAGCAGGCCCAGACGGTGCACGCGCGGTTCGTCCGGTCCGGCCGGGTGTGGAATGCGTTGACGGAGTTCACTTCCGGGGCCGGACTCGACGAGCGCCTGGTGACCGCGCTACACGATGTCGCGATGTCCGGGCGGGTCCGCCGGACCCGCTACGAACACGGTGAGGCGCTGAGTGTGCAACAGGCACAGCGGGATCTCCGCGAAGTCGTGTCACGCGGGATCCTGGAACCGGTCGGGCGGACCCGGGCCAGGTTCTATGTGGCCGGTCACTCGTTCCCGGACTCGGCCCTGAGTCTCGCTCGTACTCCGGTCACCTTGGACGACCCCTACGCCGACTGA
- a CDS encoding aminotransferase class V-fold PLP-dependent enzyme: protein MQPLAPGEFAPDATYLNTASYGLPPARVLAAVRAVTDDWAAGRAAPNAHDDRVDSARAAFARLLTGATAGDVAVGSTVAALIGPVAAALPAGAEVLVAAGDFASVPGPFRYRGDLSLRTVPLERLAAEVRPQTALVAASLVQSADGRLLDLAELRTATRAHGARLLLDASQAAGWLPLHFDDADYWVCATFKWLLGARSVTFLAAGPEATESLRPLAPGWYAAADRWSEMYAPQRLAATIRRLDDTPDWLGVTATLAGLDLVEHLTVDAVRAHDLTLADHFRTGLSALSIPVLPAPGSPIVTIPDATRLAPLLSPAGIVATARNANLRFSFHLHNTIDDVDHALKTLGGA from the coding sequence ATGCAGCCCCTCGCACCCGGCGAATTCGCCCCCGACGCCACGTATCTCAACACCGCGAGCTACGGCCTGCCCCCGGCCCGGGTGCTCGCCGCGGTACGCGCGGTCACCGACGACTGGGCGGCCGGGCGGGCCGCGCCGAACGCGCACGACGACCGCGTGGATTCGGCCCGCGCGGCCTTCGCACGACTGCTGACCGGTGCGACCGCCGGCGATGTGGCGGTCGGCAGCACGGTGGCCGCCCTGATCGGCCCGGTCGCCGCGGCCCTGCCCGCCGGTGCGGAAGTACTGGTCGCCGCAGGCGATTTCGCCTCGGTACCGGGCCCGTTCCGCTACCGGGGCGACCTGTCGCTGCGCACCGTACCGCTCGAACGCCTCGCCGCCGAGGTACGCCCGCAGACCGCGCTGGTCGCCGCGAGCCTGGTCCAATCCGCCGACGGCCGCCTCCTCGACCTGGCCGAATTGCGCACGGCGACAAGAGCTCACGGCGCCCGCCTGCTGCTCGACGCCAGCCAGGCCGCCGGGTGGCTACCGCTGCATTTCGACGACGCCGACTACTGGGTCTGCGCCACCTTCAAATGGCTGCTCGGCGCTCGCAGCGTGACCTTCCTCGCCGCCGGCCCCGAGGCCACCGAAAGCCTGCGTCCCCTCGCCCCCGGCTGGTACGCCGCCGCCGACCGATGGTCGGAAATGTATGCGCCCCAACGTCTCGCCGCCACGATCCGCCGCCTCGACGACACTCCCGACTGGCTCGGCGTCACCGCCACCCTCGCCGGTCTGGACCTCGTGGAGCATCTGACGGTCGACGCCGTCCGCGCTCACGACCTCACCCTCGCCGACCACTTCCGCACGGGCCTGTCCGCCCTGTCCATCCCCGTCCTCCCCGCCCCCGGCTCCCCCATCGTCACCATCCCCGACGCGACCCGCCTCGCCCCACTGCTGTCCCCCGCGGGCATCGTCGCCACCGCGCGAAACGCCAACCTGCGCTTCTCCTTCCACCTCCACAACACCATCGACGATGTCGATCACGCTCTGAAGACTCTCGGTGGTGCGTGA